In Balearica regulorum gibbericeps isolate bBalReg1 chromosome 2, bBalReg1.pri, whole genome shotgun sequence, one DNA window encodes the following:
- the AGR3 gene encoding anterior gradient protein 3: protein MLHSTLALSLLLIAVSSNLAMAIKKEKRAPQTLSRGWGDEITWVQTYEEGLYQAKKSNKPLMVIHHLEDCQYCQALKKAFAENEEIQEMAQNNFVMLNLMHETTDKNLSPDGQYVPRIMFIDPSLTVRADITGRYSNRLYTYEPQDIPFLIENMKKALRLIQTEL, encoded by the exons ATGCTCCATTCAACATTGGCCTTGTCTCTCCTGCTAATTGCAGTCTCTTCCAACCTTGCGATGgcaatcaaaaaggaaaaacgaGCACCTCAGACACTGTCAAGAG GGTGGGGAGATGAAATTACCTGGGTACAAACTTATGAAGAAGGGCTTtatcaagcaaaaaaaag CAACAAGCCACTGATGGTAATTCATCATTTGGAAGACTGTCAATACTGCCAAG CACTGAAGAAagcttttgcagaaaatgaagagataCAGGAAATGGCCCAAAATAACTTCGTTATGCTGAATCTCATG CATGAAACCACAGATAAAAATCTGTCACCTGATGGACAATATGTGCCTCGAATCATGTTCATAG ACCCGTCTCTCACTGTAAGAGCTGATATCACAGGAAGATACTCCAACCGGCTGTACACTTACGAACCACAAGACATACCATTCT taatagAGAACATGAAGAAAGCACTACGCCTCATTCAGACAGAACTGTGA